GAGCGTGTAAAAATGCTGGTAGAGAAAAAAGTGATCGCTGCTTCCGAACTCGAAGTGGCCACTGCCCGCCTCGCAGCCGCTCATGCAAAAATAGATGAAGCCCGCTCCGCTGAAAGCAATGCGGCAATGCGCCTGTCATACACCAGTATCCGCGCACCTTTCGATGGCATCATAGACCGTATTCCCCTGAAGAAAGGAAGCCTGATCAACGAGGGCACCTTGCTTACTACGGTATCGGATACACGGGATGTATATGCTTATTTCAATGTATCAGAAACAGAATATTTGCAGTATAGTAAAGCCGTATCCAGCGGAGATAACAGCTATAACCATGTGCAGCTGATTCTCGCTGATGGCAGTGATTATAATTATGCAGGAAAGATAGAAACCATGGAAGGTGAATTTGAGGAAAACACCGGCTCTATTGCGTTCCGCGCCCGTTTTCCCAATCCGGCCAAATTGCTTAAACATGGCGCCAGCGGAAAGGTTCGCCTCACAACCGATATGGATAACGCCGTGATCATTCCACAAAAAGCAGTGTTTGAAATGCAGGATAAAAACTATGTTTTCATCGTAGATGCAGCCAACAATGTGAAGATGAGAAACTTTGTTCCGCAGGCCCGCTTCTCACATTTCTACATCGTTGAATCCGGTCTCGAACCAGGTGAACGCATTGTATGTGAAGGTGTGCGTAATATCCGCGATGGTATCCGGATAGCCCCACGCATGGTGCCGATGGATAGTTTATTGAATTTATAATCACCCTGCTTATTAGCTGAAATCAGAACTGATGTTTGAAATTTTTATAAAACGACCGGTGTTATCACTGGTCATATCGCTTATTATCACATTGGTAGGCTTACTGGCGCTGTTTACACTGCCCGTAACCCAGTTCCCGGATATCGTACCCCCTTCCGTTACTGTTACCGCCAAATATACCGGCGCGAATGCGGAAGTATCCGCCAAAGCCGTTTCCACACCGCTGGAACGCGCTATCAACGGGGTACCCGGCATGACGTATATGTCGTCCGTTTCCAGTAACGATGGGATCACCGTTATACAGGTATTCTTCCAGGTAGGTACTGATCCCGACCAGGCAGCTGTAAACGTGCAAAACCGCGTGGCTACAATCATTGATGAGTTGCCCGAAGAAGTGATCAAGGCAGGTGTTACCACGGAGAAAGAGGTAAACAGTATGTTACTGTACCTCAACGTGATGAGTGAAGACACCACGCTGGATGAACAATTCATCTACAACTTTGCCGACATCAACGTATTACAGGAATTGAAACGTATCGATGGTGTAGGCCGTGCAGAAATTATGGGCGCCAAGGAATACGCTATGCGTGTGTGGCTGAAACCCGATCGCATGCTGGCTTACAGCGTATCCGCCGATGAAGTGATCCAGGCTATCCGCAAACAAAATATAGAAGCGGCGCCTGGTAAAACCGGCGAAAGCTCCGACAAAGACCCACAACTGTTACAATATGTATTGCGCTATACCGGTAAGTTCTTTGAGCCGGAACAATACCAGCAAATTGTATTGCGCGCAGGAAACGACGGCTCTGTATTACATCTCAAAGATGTGGCGGATGTAGAATTCGGCTCGCTGACCTACAGCATGGTATCTAAAACAGATGGTAAGCCATCTGCCTCTATCATGCTCAAACAAAGGCCCGGCTCCAATGCCCGCGAGGTTATTAATAATGTGAAGATGAAGATGGAAGAAATGAAGGCGACTTCTTTTCCTCCCGGCATGACGTTTAACTTTAACTACGATGTATCCCGCTTCCTGGACGCTTCTATTCATGAGGTAGTAGTCACCTTATTTGAAGCGTTCATCCTGGTGTTTATCGTGGTATTTATCTTCTTACAGGATTTCCGTTCTACGCTTATTCCTGCGTTGGCAGTGCCGGTAGCATTGATTGGTACGCTGGCTTTTATGCAGATGATGGGCTTCTCCATCAACCTCCTGACCCTGTTTGCGTTGGTGCTGGCCATCGGTATTGTGGTAGATAATGCGATTGTGGTGGTGGAGGCCGTCCATGTAAAAATGAGTGAAGAACACCTCCCGCCGATGGAAGCTACCATCGCCGCCATGAAAGAGATCAGCGGCGCGCTGGTGGCTATTACCCTGGTAATGTCTGCCGTATTTATCCCGGTAGCATTTTTATCAGGTCCGGTGGGTGTATTCTACAGGCAGTTCTCTTTAACACTGGCTATTGCCATTGTGATCTCCGGTATTAATGCGGTAACGTTAACGCCTGCACTCTGTGCCATCATGTTGAAGAACAATCACGGCAAAGCGCCTAAAAAGACGCTGATGCAACGCTTCTTCAATGGTTTCAACAAAGGCTATGCAGCTACTGAAAATAAATATGCAAAGCTGATCAGCTTTATCGCAGGAAGAAGGATTATTACCCTCGCCTGCCTGCTTTTCTTTTTTGCCGCTACCTGGGGAGTCAGTGCTATCCTGCCTTCCGGCTTCATTCCTACGGAAGACCAGGGCATGATCTACGTCAACGTGACCACCCCTCCGGGTGCCACCGTTGAACGTACGGAAAAAGTGCTCGACCAGGTACAGGCTATTGCTGCTGAACTGGGTGAGGTAGAATCAGTATCCACCCTGGCGGGTTACAGCCTGGTGAATGAAGTAGCCGGTGCTTCTTACGGCATGGGCATGGTAAACCTGAAACCATGGGACGACCGGGAAGCATCTGTACAGGATATTATTGAGCGCCTGCAAAAACTAACGGCAAACATCGCGGATGCAAGCATAGAATTCTTCCCACCGCCTACTGTTCCCGGTTTCGGTAACTCCAGCGGTTTTGAATTACGTCTGCTGGATCGCAGCGGCAGTGGCGACTTACGGCAAACCGCCCAGGTCACCAATAAATTTATCGAAGCCCTGAAACAAAGACCGGAGATAGGCAGTGCCTTCACCAGCTTCGATGCGGAATTCCCGCAATACATGATCCATGTAGACCAGGCCATGGCAGCGAAAAAAGGAGTCAGTATCGAAAACGCCATGAGCAACCTGCAAACATTGATGGGTAGCTTTTATGCCTCCAACTTTATCCGGTTCGGACAGATGTATAAAGTAATGGTACAGGCAGACCCCAGGTACAGGACCAAACCGGATGACCTCTTACGATTACATGTGAAGAATGACCGGGGCGAGATGGTATCCTATTCTGATTTCGTGAAACTGGAACGCGTATACGGTCCTGAACAGCTAACGCGATATAACATGTATACCGCCGCCATGATCAATGGAGACGCGGCATCCGGCTTCAGCAGCAGCCAGGCTATTGATGCCGTTCAGGAAGTGGCGGCGAAAGAACTGCCGCGTGGCTTTAGTTACGAATGGAGTGGTATGACCCGTGAACAGATCCTGTCCGGCAACCAGGCCATTTACATCTTTATGGTGGTACTTGTATTCGTGTACCTGTTGCTGGCTGCCCAATATGAAAGCTTCCTGCTGCCTTTACCGGTGCTCCTGTCATTACCGGCAGGGATCTTCGGCGCTTTCCTGTCGCTTCGTTTATTAGGACTTGAAAATAACATTTACGCACAGGTAGCTTTGGTAATGCTTATCGGTCTGCTAGGAAAAAATGCAATCCTCATCGTGGAATTTGCCATCCTGCGGAACAAACACGGCGCTTCCGTGCTGGAAGCCGCCAAAGAAGGAGCTGTTTCCAGGTTGCGGCCTATCCTGATGACATCCTTCGCCTTTATCGCCGGGTTGATCCCGTTGTGTATCGCTTCCGGTGCAGGCGCTATGGGCAACCGTTCCATCGGTACTGCCGCCGCTGGTGGTATGTTGATAGGAACCATTTTCGGTGTGGTGATCATACCCGGATTGTATGTGCTGTTTGCCAGTATGACCAGAAAAAAAACCGTTGAACTTAAAGCTTACACCAATGAATAAACGAATATATCAATACGCTTTATACGCCTGCCTGGCTATCGTAGCAACTGCCTGCTCCACGCAAAAGGAGATGGTACTGCCGGAACGTGTAGCCGTTCCCGTGGCAACCGGGAGTGCAGACGATACTTTATCGCTTGCCGGCTTCGCACCAATATTCAGCGATCCTTACCTGGGTGGTCTGATAGACAGTGCCCTGCACAATAATTATGACCTGTTATCGGCAGCCCAGCGTGTGGCTGCCGCACAGGCCAACCTCATGATGGCAAAGAATGCCTGGCTGCCCTCAGTGAATCTTTCCCTCTCCGGCGGGGTAGACCGCTATGCGGATTATACGCTGAATGGCGTTGGTAATTATGATACCAACCTGTCGCCGAATATTAATAAAGACCAGCGCATCCCCGGTCCTACGCCAGAATATTTTGCAGGGCTGAGAAGCTCCTGGGAAATTGACCTCTGGGGTAAATTAAAACAACAGCGAAAAGCTACCTACGCGCGCTTTCTGGCCAGCAGCCAGGGGCGCAGGCTGCTCTCCACACAAGTAGTAGCCGGCGTAACCGGTTTATATTATGAACTGGTTGCCATGGATAGTGAACTCGCTATCATTCAGCGCAACATCAAATTGCAGGAATCTGCGGTGGCTACTGTAACCATTCAAAAAGAAGGCGGACGCGCCACCGAGCTGGCTGTACAACAGTTCACCGCGCAATTACTGAGCACACAGGCGCTGGAATATGGTGTGAGGCAGGAGATTACCGCACTCGAAAACCAGCTGAATGCCCTGATGGGTAGAATGCCGCAGCCTATCGTCCGTAGTGTGATAAAGGATGAGCAGCCATTACCGGATGCCATCAAAAATGGTATACCTGCCAGTCTGTTGCTACACAGACCGGATGTACAGCGCGCCGAGCTGGAGCTCACCGCCGCCAAAGCCGATGTACAGGCCGCCAGGGCTGCATTCCTGCCCGCCGTAACCATTACGCCTTATGCAGGATTCAATGCATTCAAAGCCGGTTTGTTGTTCAAGTCCCCCGCATCTATCGCCTGGGGCGCACTGGGCAATATCACGGCGCCTATCTTCAACAAAAAACAAATACAGGCGCAATACAACATCAGTAAAGCAGGTGCATACACCGCCTTTTATGATTATCAGCAAGCCATCGTAAATGGCTACCAGGAAGTAGCGACTGCTTTAAGTAAAGTGGAGAATCAGCAACAGGCATTTTCCCTCAAAACAAAAGAGGTGTTGGTACTCCGCGAAGCGGTATCAACGGCCAACATACTTTTCACGACAGGCTATGCTAACTACCTGGAAGTGATCACTGCGCAAAAAAGTGTATTGGAAGCAGAACTGGCATTAGTAACCACCAGAAGAAATGTATACCAGGGAATGGTGTCATTGTATCGTGCACTGGGAGGAAACAGATAGAGATAAATATTTACGGATTTTTTGATTTACGGATTTAGGAATTTGAAATGCAGCGGAGATTGTCTTGCTTCCCGGGGTTAAAACCCCGGGTTACCGATATCTCTTCACTGCATTTCAAATTCCTAAATCCGTAAATCAAAAAATCCGTAAATATTTAATTCTTTTTGTGCTGAAACAGCCACTGAAAAAACCCCGGTTCCACAAACATGTTATCCCAGCTATTATGTCCTACACCGGGATATTCGGTATACTTTACTTCGGAGCCCAGTGCTTTTAATTTTTCATTGTAGGCGCGGGATCCTTCTACAGGCACCACCTGATCAGCGCCTCCGTGGAAGATCCATACAGGTACTTTCTTTGCAAAACGTCCTGCCTTTGCTACGTTACCGCCACCACAGATGGGGAACGCTGCTGCAAACATTTCCGGATGTTTCGAGATCATGTAAAATGTTCCCATGCCACCCAGCGACAAACCGCCAATATAAATACGTTTGGTATCGATCTTACCGGTTGTCCGGAGACTATCCAGCAATGTTGTCAATAAAGCGGTGGGCTTGGTGGGTGGTCCATCCAGTGGAAAATCGGCCTTGATAACTTTGCCAGTACTGTCGCGCTCCATTTGCATGGGCGCCCAGATGGTATTGCCGGGGCATTGCGGGAACAGTACAAAGGCAGGGTAATTGGTCCGGATACTATCCTTCAGGAACATTTCTCCACCGTGCAACAGCTGTGCATTGTTATCCCATCCTCTTTCACCTGAACCATGCAGGAAAACGATCAGGGGATACTTCTTATGAATATCGTAATTGGCAGGCATGAGCAGGCGGTAGCGCAGGGTATCACCCTTGCGGATATATAACTCCTGGCTGTAGGCACTCAGGTCCTGGACCTGTGCCATGGCTTGCAAACCACCGGCCAGCAGGCAACATAAAATAAAAAGTTTCAGGTAACGCATAACGGGGGATTTTATACCCAATATACTACCTTCCCGCCTAGTATTTCAGCGTAAAATGTTGTTTAATCTTAAAATCTTTGCGGAAAAATACCAGCCCGATGTAAAACAGGTCGATGGTCATCGTTACCTGCGGATGGTCCTGGATAGTATGCCAGGCCGCTTCCATATCCGGTGTCCAGTGAATATCATCAAAAATGAAGAGAGAGTATTCATCCGCAAATTGCAGGCATTGCTCAAAATAAGCCAGGGTAGGCTCTTTGCGGTGGTTTCCATCAATATAAACCCAGTCGGGTAACTGTATTTGCTTTAATACATCCGGTAATACTGTGTCGAAGTTGCCGGTGATCTGGATAATATTACGGAGGTGAAGCGATGCAAAGTTTTTTGCGGCGCGGGCGGCTATATTAGGACAACCTTCAATAGTATACACCGTTGCATCGGGTGCTGCTTTTGCCATATAGGCAGTAGAAAGCCCCATAGAGGTGCCCAGTTCCAGGATTCTTTTAGGTTGCAGGTATTGGATCAGCCGGTAAAATAACTGCCCGAATTTAGGCTGTTTCGCAGCGTAGCGGGTAATGTCGCTCACTTTACGCTCATTACCGGCTGAAATCAGCGAGCCGGCGCCCAGATCCGTTACCTGCAGGGTTTCCTGGCTGTTCAGCAATTGTTTGCGCAGCTGTTCTATTTCGCCAAAGGCGGCATGTTGCTTCTTATCCCGTAATACGTCTTCTATCAACGCAAATACGAAAGGAGAGTGTACATCATGACGGTTTCCGGCGGTAAAATAATACCGCAGGTACCTGCTGGCTAAATTATATTGTTGCGCTAAACTCACTGGCTATACGAATTTTAATAGATCTTCCCTTTTACAATTCCCCACATATGCAACCGGTGTTGCAATGATACCCGCAATACGCCCAGGCCATAAATCGCACTACGCTTGAAATTGATACTGGAAGCTTCGTCGAAATATTTAGTAGGACAGGTTACTTCTGCAATATCATACCCTTTCATGAATATCTGCGATACCATTTCATTATCAAAAACAAAATCATCGTTATCGGCCATATAATTGATGTTGCGCAATACTTCCGCAGAAAAAGTTCTGTAGCCGGTATGATATTCACTCAACTTTTGTCCGATCAGGATATTCTGTGTCAATGTTAAGAAACGATTAAATATATACTTATACATCGGCATGCCACCTTTCAAGGCGCCTTTACCCAGGATACGGGAACCAAATACCACCGGATATACATCATTTGCAATAATACTGCACATGGCAACAATAAGCTTTGGAGTATACTGATAATCAGGATGTAACATCACTACAATATCAGCTCCCAGCTCCAGCGCCTTGTTATAACAGGACTTCTGGTTACCACCATAACCTTTGTTGGCATCATGGCGGATCAGGTGTTTAATACCCAATTGTTTTCCTACCGCAAGGGTTTCATCTTTACTGGCATCATCTACCAGTACAACATCATCAACAATTTCAAAAGGGATTTCCCGGAATGTTTTTTCCAGCGTAAGTGCTGCGTTGTAGGCCGGTAATACAACCACTATCTTTTTGTTATTCAGCATGAAAGTGGATCAAATTTGGGAGCAAAGGTAATTTACCTGCTGATAATTCAAAATATATTGTGCAAATACACGACAGCACCACTTATCATGATTTAATTTTAACTGTTATTAATTATTTATCTTTACGCCCTGAAGTTTTTGGCATCATTTTTTCATAAATTTTTGTTAACAAAAATCAAAAGGCACATGTTAAAACACCTACCGACGGAAATGAAGCATGGTAAAAGCTTGAACACTAAGCAAATTGAGTCATTACCGTTAGTACAGTCCGCAGAAAAATCCTGGTCATCTAAATGGATGAAAGTGCTACCAGCGCCATTCCTCTTTTTATTGACCTTTCAGGCTGCACAAGCGCAGGATCCTGAATTGAAAGCTATTACTGCCCCCACAATTAAAACCCAGGATACTACTATCCAGAAAATTGTGGAAGAAATGCAAAGAATCACCGATAACGATAAACAGAACTCCAATGCAATCCAGGCATTATTGCAGGGTAAAGAGATAGATAATATCAGTAAGTACGAATTGATCAAAAATAATATCGTTAATGCCAGCGAAACGTATTATTTGCTGAATAAAAAGATCATCGATCTGAAATCACGTACCACGACCAATAATCTCGATGTATTTATCACCTCCCTGAATAACCCCGAAAGTAAAGCATTGGGATTTTCATTGAGCGATCGCATCGTAGAACTGGTACAGAAAATTATCTTGAAAAATAAAGGTGATAAGGGAGAAAAAAATTCTAAAATAGTAGAATCCACAAAATCTATTATTAACAGCCCTATTTTCCAGAGCTTTACCTCTCTTACGCCACCGCTGGCCATTGCCAACTCTGTCATGAACTTCCTGCACAGTGTAAGCGTAAATAATAAACAGATCAATCAGAAGTCATTACAGGACTTCGAAAAAGAGCTCAACAAATATGTAGTGTATTACACGGCATTGAATGACGCCAATCAGAAATTCGAATATGGCCTGAACTTTAATAAAGATCAGTTGAGCCTTTTACAGGACAACCTGTTCGATCACCTGTCGTTTTCCGCTACTTCCATGAAGTTCCCGGCGCCACAGAAAGGAAATAAGCCGTTGAGCCAAACCATGAACGAATACTTCTTCGAATTCAAGAAAGAAAAAGTAGTGGAATATTTCAACCAGCTGGAAGTGAAATATACCAAAGGCAAACGGATCGATTATGAATCCCTGCTGCGAGAGAATCCAAACCTGAAAGAAGTAAACAATCAGCTGGAAGACCTGGTGCTGCAAACAAAACGTTTCGAAAATCTTTACAATGAATACTTCACACTGCTCGACTCTTACTACAGCAAAGTGAATAACTCCCTGAAAATTGCACAGGACAACGGCCTCGCCGACAAAAGCATCATCGATACCAAGCAAGCGGAATTCCGCAGCCTGAAAACGGATGCTGTCCAGGAAATACAAGCCTCTATTAACATCCGGGAGCTGTATAGCAATACAGAGAAGATCAAGTACAGGTACAGAATATTCTAATATTTACGATTTTTTGATTTACGAATTTAGGGGATTTGAAATGCAGCGGAGATTGTCATATATCTCCGCTGCATTTCAAATCCCCTAAATTCGTAAATCAAAAAATCGTAAATCCGGTTAATCTGGTGTTCTCTATATCATGGTCTTTTTTCCTATAGATTTTCTCAATACCTTTACCAGATTAATTATTGGGAAATGACGACAGTTCAATTGGAGTACATTGTTGCGGTAGAAACATACAGAAGTTTTGTGATGGCGGCGGAAAAGTGCTTTGTAACGCAGCCCACACTGAGTATGCAGATACAGAAGTTGGAAGATGAACTGGGTATTAAATTATTTGACCGGAGTAAATTACCGGTAGTACCTACAGAAATAGGCATCGCAGTAATTTCACAGGCAAGGATCATCCTGAAAGAAAATGCCCGTATCCGTGAAATAATTGCAGACCAGAAGAAAGAAGTACAGGGAACGCTTAAAGTGGGTATTATCCCTACCCTGGCGCCTTACCTCCTCCCCCGCATCCTGACGGGCTTCATGAAAAAATACCCGAAAGTAAAGCTGGAAATCTGGGAATATCCTACCGAACAAATCATTCAACAATTAAAACAGGAGTTGCTGGATTGCGGTCTGCTGGCCACTCCTCTGAATAATCCGCATTTGGAAGAACATCCGCTGTTCTACGAATCCTTTGTGGTATACACGGCTAAAAGTAACCCCTTGTATGAAAAGAAAATAGTACGGGCAGAAGAACTGGAACTCAAAGACGTATGGTTGCTGAATGAAGGCCACTGTATGCGCAACCAGGTACTGAATATCTGCAACGACAAATTCACCATGGGGGAACACAAAAATCTCGAATACAATACCGGCAGTGTGGAAACATTGAAAAGAATGGTGGACCTCAATGAAGGATATACCATTTTACCGGAACTTTCCCTGCAGGACCTGTCTGCACGCCAGCTTAACATGGTGCGCTATTTCAAGGCCCCTGAGCCAGTAAGAGAGATCAGTCTGGTTACACATCGCCATTTCATAAAACAGGCGCTTATTGAGGCCTTTAAGAAGGAAATACTGGCACATGTACCAGAGAAGACCAAAGTGCAGAAGAATAAGAAAGTAATAGATATAAATATTTAGGGATTTACGGATTTTTTGATTTTGATATTTGAAATGCAGCGAAGACTGATATTTATAATATTTAATAATCTTCGCTGCATTTCAAATATCAAAATCAAAAAATCCGTAAATCCCTAAATATTTATATTATTTCACCGGTGTATAATACTTCATCGCTTCCGGCATCAGCTGTTGTAATTTTTGTACGCGGGTAGCATCGCTGGGGTGCGTGCTGAGGAATTCAGGTGGCTTCTGACCAGTGCTCATATTGGCCATACGCTGCCAGAAAGGAACGGCTTCCTGCGGATTGTATCCTGCCATCGCCATAAATATTATGCCCAGGTGATCTGCTTCCAGCTCATTTGAACGGGAAAAAGCCAGCATACCTACGTTTCCGCCTACGCCTACTGCCTGGTTAAAGATGTTTACTGCAGTGGGATTTTTACCCAATGCCACGGAACCGGCTACCTGTATACCCTGCGCCAGTAAGCCCTGACTCATACGCTCGTTACCATGACGCGCAATGGCATGCGCTATTTCATGTCCCATTACACAGGCCAGTGCTGTTTCGTTCTGTGTTACCGGCAATAACCCGGTGTACACCACTACTTTACCACCCGGCATGCACCAGGCATTCACTTCCTTATTATTCACCAGGTTAAATTCCCACTTGTAACTCGCTACCTCATTGCCCATATTATGCTGGGTCATATATCGCGTAACTGCCGCTGAGATACGTTGGCCAACACGCTTCACCATATCCGCATCCTTGCTGGTACCCTGCGATACGACCTTATTGGAAGATAAAAATGTTTGATACTCCTGGAGTGCCATAGATTGCATGGTGCTTTCAGGGAGGAGGTTTAACTGGCTACGGCCGGTAATAGGTACGCGCGAACACGATGCTATTAAACCAATGCATACAGGAAAGAGGAATCCGATCTTTTTCATGGGTGAATCATTTATTAAAATGCGAAAAGCATAAAGCAAAAAGCATGCACACTTTAAAGAGCCCTGCTTTCTGGTTTATGCTTCACGTCTATAGCTACAATTAGTTTTTCTCTTTCCTGTTCTTAAATAAGGGCACTTTACTCTCGCTGCCTTTCAACAGCCGTGTAATGTTCTTCTGATGGGTTAATACCACCATCAATGCCACTGCTATCGCAAAGATGCGGTAAAAGATCTCAGGCTCATTGAAAATGTAAAGGATCAATA
The Chitinophaga sp. MM2321 DNA segment above includes these coding regions:
- a CDS encoding dienelactone hydrolase family protein, encoding MRYLKLFILCCLLAGGLQAMAQVQDLSAYSQELYIRKGDTLRYRLLMPANYDIHKKYPLIVFLHGSGERGWDNNAQLLHGGEMFLKDSIRTNYPAFVLFPQCPGNTIWAPMQMERDSTGKVIKADFPLDGPPTKPTALLTTLLDSLRTTGKIDTKRIYIGGLSLGGMGTFYMISKHPEMFAAAFPICGGGNVAKAGRFAKKVPVWIFHGGADQVVPVEGSRAYNEKLKALGSEVKYTEYPGVGHNSWDNMFVEPGFFQWLFQHKKN
- a CDS encoding class I SAM-dependent methyltransferase; this encodes MSLAQQYNLASRYLRYYFTAGNRHDVHSPFVFALIEDVLRDKKQHAAFGEIEQLRKQLLNSQETLQVTDLGAGSLISAGNERKVSDITRYAAKQPKFGQLFYRLIQYLQPKRILELGTSMGLSTAYMAKAAPDATVYTIEGCPNIAARAAKNFASLHLRNIIQITGNFDTVLPDVLKQIQLPDWVYIDGNHRKEPTLAYFEQCLQFADEYSLFIFDDIHWTPDMEAAWHTIQDHPQVTMTIDLFYIGLVFFRKDFKIKQHFTLKY
- a CDS encoding M48 family metallopeptidase, with amino-acid sequence MKKIGFLFPVCIGLIASCSRVPITGRSQLNLLPESTMQSMALQEYQTFLSSNKVVSQGTSKDADMVKRVGQRISAAVTRYMTQHNMGNEVASYKWEFNLVNNKEVNAWCMPGGKVVVYTGLLPVTQNETALACVMGHEIAHAIARHGNERMSQGLLAQGIQVAGSVALGKNPTAVNIFNQAVGVGGNVGMLAFSRSNELEADHLGIIFMAMAGYNPQEAVPFWQRMANMSTGQKPPEFLSTHPSDATRVQKLQQLMPEAMKYYTPVK
- a CDS encoding TolC family protein; translation: MNKRIYQYALYACLAIVATACSTQKEMVLPERVAVPVATGSADDTLSLAGFAPIFSDPYLGGLIDSALHNNYDLLSAAQRVAAAQANLMMAKNAWLPSVNLSLSGGVDRYADYTLNGVGNYDTNLSPNINKDQRIPGPTPEYFAGLRSSWEIDLWGKLKQQRKATYARFLASSQGRRLLSTQVVAGVTGLYYELVAMDSELAIIQRNIKLQESAVATVTIQKEGGRATELAVQQFTAQLLSTQALEYGVRQEITALENQLNALMGRMPQPIVRSVIKDEQPLPDAIKNGIPASLLLHRPDVQRAELELTAAKADVQAARAAFLPAVTITPYAGFNAFKAGLLFKSPASIAWGALGNITAPIFNKKQIQAQYNISKAGAYTAFYDYQQAIVNGYQEVATALSKVENQQQAFSLKTKEVLVLREAVSTANILFTTGYANYLEVITAQKSVLEAELALVTTRRNVYQGMVSLYRALGGNR
- a CDS encoding LysR substrate-binding domain-containing protein — encoded protein: MTTVQLEYIVAVETYRSFVMAAEKCFVTQPTLSMQIQKLEDELGIKLFDRSKLPVVPTEIGIAVISQARIILKENARIREIIADQKKEVQGTLKVGIIPTLAPYLLPRILTGFMKKYPKVKLEIWEYPTEQIIQQLKQELLDCGLLATPLNNPHLEEHPLFYESFVVYTAKSNPLYEKKIVRAEELELKDVWLLNEGHCMRNQVLNICNDKFTMGEHKNLEYNTGSVETLKRMVDLNEGYTILPELSLQDLSARQLNMVRYFKAPEPVREISLVTHRHFIKQALIEAFKKEILAHVPEKTKVQKNKKVIDINI
- a CDS encoding efflux RND transporter permease subunit, whose amino-acid sequence is MFEIFIKRPVLSLVISLIITLVGLLALFTLPVTQFPDIVPPSVTVTAKYTGANAEVSAKAVSTPLERAINGVPGMTYMSSVSSNDGITVIQVFFQVGTDPDQAAVNVQNRVATIIDELPEEVIKAGVTTEKEVNSMLLYLNVMSEDTTLDEQFIYNFADINVLQELKRIDGVGRAEIMGAKEYAMRVWLKPDRMLAYSVSADEVIQAIRKQNIEAAPGKTGESSDKDPQLLQYVLRYTGKFFEPEQYQQIVLRAGNDGSVLHLKDVADVEFGSLTYSMVSKTDGKPSASIMLKQRPGSNAREVINNVKMKMEEMKATSFPPGMTFNFNYDVSRFLDASIHEVVVTLFEAFILVFIVVFIFLQDFRSTLIPALAVPVALIGTLAFMQMMGFSINLLTLFALVLAIGIVVDNAIVVVEAVHVKMSEEHLPPMEATIAAMKEISGALVAITLVMSAVFIPVAFLSGPVGVFYRQFSLTLAIAIVISGINAVTLTPALCAIMLKNNHGKAPKKTLMQRFFNGFNKGYAATENKYAKLISFIAGRRIITLACLLFFFAATWGVSAILPSGFIPTEDQGMIYVNVTTPPGATVERTEKVLDQVQAIAAELGEVESVSTLAGYSLVNEVAGASYGMGMVNLKPWDDREASVQDIIERLQKLTANIADASIEFFPPPTVPGFGNSSGFELRLLDRSGSGDLRQTAQVTNKFIEALKQRPEIGSAFTSFDAEFPQYMIHVDQAMAAKKGVSIENAMSNLQTLMGSFYASNFIRFGQMYKVMVQADPRYRTKPDDLLRLHVKNDRGEMVSYSDFVKLERVYGPEQLTRYNMYTAAMINGDAASGFSSSQAIDAVQEVAAKELPRGFSYEWSGMTREQILSGNQAIYIFMVVLVFVYLLLAAQYESFLLPLPVLLSLPAGIFGAFLSLRLLGLENNIYAQVALVMLIGLLGKNAILIVEFAILRNKHGASVLEAAKEGAVSRLRPILMTSFAFIAGLIPLCIASGAGAMGNRSIGTAAAGGMLIGTIFGVVIIPGLYVLFASMTRKKTVELKAYTNE
- a CDS encoding glycosyltransferase family 2 protein, translating into MLNNKKIVVVLPAYNAALTLEKTFREIPFEIVDDVVLVDDASKDETLAVGKQLGIKHLIRHDANKGYGGNQKSCYNKALELGADIVVMLHPDYQYTPKLIVAMCSIIANDVYPVVFGSRILGKGALKGGMPMYKYIFNRFLTLTQNILIGQKLSEYHTGYRTFSAEVLRNINYMADNDDFVFDNEMVSQIFMKGYDIAEVTCPTKYFDEASSINFKRSAIYGLGVLRVSLQHRLHMWGIVKGKIY
- a CDS encoding efflux RND transporter periplasmic adaptor subunit: MRQYTGILTSLIALFMAGCATKGESLNNEELKSLPVTKLVAMDTLLHRSYVTDIQAVQNVEIRARVNGFLDKIFIDEGQEVKKGQLLFGINDAEYRAELAKAKAVLSSVVAESKSAELELERVKMLVEKKVIAASELEVATARLAAAHAKIDEARSAESNAAMRLSYTSIRAPFDGIIDRIPLKKGSLINEGTLLTTVSDTRDVYAYFNVSETEYLQYSKAVSSGDNSYNHVQLILADGSDYNYAGKIETMEGEFEENTGSIAFRARFPNPAKLLKHGASGKVRLTTDMDNAVIIPQKAVFEMQDKNYVFIVDAANNVKMRNFVPQARFSHFYIVESGLEPGERIVCEGVRNIRDGIRIAPRMVPMDSLLNL